The Cyprinus carpio isolate SPL01 chromosome A3, ASM1834038v1, whole genome shotgun sequence genomic interval TGGTTTGCTTGCCTCATGTGCTACCAGTTCAGCTACAGGAACAGTATGTAGGGAACTAAATTAAATGGTTAACCACATTTAGTTGCAACACTTTGAAATTTACTGATAACTTGaagtgatcctttttttttttaagattttgctttgaaaaaaaatttcGAAGGAaaacttttgttgatttttattttgttgattttgattgcttccattgaactcatttgtaagtcgctttggataaaagtctctgctaaatgacaatgtaaatgAAGAGAGATATTTGAACAGtttctcaatttttatttttgtcttagcAACTGTACAAAATGCTAAAATTCAAAAGAGACAGCAAATGTTTCCATACAAgagcaaatacattttatttgtataaactgATCTTGAATCAGAATTCcaacaaaaataatgtcaaattgaaAATGAACCCTATCCAATAACAATTCTTTATAAATAGAAAATGCATGTGAAAAACTTTTAGACAGTTGAACAATCCTCATTAATGGTCAAAAGGCCAGCTGCAGCGATGATTCAGCAGGCAGATTACGACCTTCTTGACCGCCGTGATGGCGTGGGAGCAGTGTTCTCTTTGGATGACGAAGGCAGATTTTGCGAACTCTGTGACTGGGATTGTGGTATTTCTGCAAAGTAggaaaagaaacataaaaacattggAATGTAAAACCCTTTTAAGTAAACAACTAACAAATTGTTCCAATTAGATCTATCAGTGGAGCCATGTTAATGAAGAACAGTTAACCAACCAATGCCTGAATCAGACAAATCTACAGTGAGATGGGAACATGACTTGGACATTAGCATTGAAGGGGAAACATGGGGTGAACTGTGTAAGGATGGTGCTACATCATACTGGAACTCTAGATACAGAATAATTCAACTTAACTTCCTTCACCAACTGTATATCAAACCATCAAAACTtcataagtttaataaaaaaagtcaccTCTTTGCTTTAGATGTGGTGTGGAGAAAGTAACTTTTTCCCTTCCACATGGACCTGCCATTAAGTTCAGGAATTGtggtaaaaagtatttaattttggaGTTTGGAGTCTGATATCCATGGAGTCAATTTTCCAACAAACCCAGAAGTATGTTTACTGGGTAATTACTCCAATACTAGGCAATACTTCAATAGACCGGACGGATTCTCTTTTCGAGTGAGGTCTTACACTGTAACAATTATGATATCCCGTATCATCccattctattgtatttttttttttgtcttgtgcaCAAAGTTATGTaagatttgtgttttgtgtatttatgttatagttcaaaagcaaaaataaattattgaaaaagaaaaaggaaaactgtTCACCTGGAATCTCGTGAGGCCAGAATTCACTGCATTCCGGGCAACGAGGGTCACTGCGTGCTCTAAAATATCTAGCAACGCACGGGAGATGCACCTTGATTCCACAAATTGGGTTTTCACACATCTGGcactaaatgtaaaagaaaagttCTTGTTTGCAGTTTCCTCTGTTTGAAAATGCTATCAGGTAACCTCTATAACCAAGGCAATTCTATAGAAATAACATTTCAATACATGTAACATAAGtgaggctgatgatacacagggcaactttttttgagcaaagttgcttgggcactttcccattgagaatgggtaacaaatttctatctggatactctGAATCGGTCGTGTGCCCTGTGTCCCATCTGGTTGTATGTTGGCAGCAACATTGTTTAAAAAGTTGCCCCATCATCAGCCTGATAAAAATTCAGCTGATCAACTATTAAACAAGCTAAACAGAAAACAACACGGGGGTGATGAAATGATTACTTTTTGGTGAGTTATTCCTTTAAAATTCCTTCTTGCATTTCAAACTAAATGATGGCGATCTAAATCCTGGATTTCcgtaataaataaaactttacaacCTTTACTCATGTTCATGTCTTTACCTGCAGGGCAATGTTGTGGCACACATGACACACTTTGATGAGGTCTTGGTAGATTGTGCGCATATACTGTTCCATCTCCACAATGCAGCGCACACTTAGAGTGTATTCACCGTCTTTCTAAAgcagccaaataaaaaaatattgaactgcTTTTGGAGGTAGTGACTGGTGAGTTGTATATAATTTAACTTAGTCCAATATATGGGAAAagtcaattttaaaatgaatacctCATTTAACCATTTGTCCTGGACGAATTTGCTTAAGACATGCTccgtttcttttttcttcagtttctttGTCTGGAGGCTGTCGGCACAATTTAAAATATCGGTGGAGGAGGCAGAACCACTCTCAGAGTCTACAATCAGATCCATCTGAacacagagacaaaaagagatatgaaaaaaaaaacaccatgacaTGAAACTGAGAATAGTCTTTTAAACTCTCATATTCTCAGGACAAATGAGACTCATGAAACTcatcaccaaacaaaaaaacacattgtggCTCATCCAGGCAACGAAAACAAAGGAAGCACACATGGCTTTGAATGTTTGATGGGATGTGTTCAAAAAAGACATAAAAGATTATAATTGTTTGTGAGATGTTAGTTTAAGCACCTTGTTTGTCTAGACATGTGACTTTGATGCAAATCTGCTAACATTTGATGACTAATTAATACAGAAAACCAACTAATTTCAATGGGTTTACATACTTTTTCTTGCCactgtcagtatgtgtgtgtgtgtgtgtgtgtgtgtgaatcaacATATACCGTTTTTCTGAATAATTCCAGTTCATTATCTGCATAATCAGATGCCATTCTAGTTATGTCCGTCTCTGTCACGTTtacctgaaaaacaaacacaagtatttatttctgttttgacttttaaaaaaatcacatcaagCACATAAATGTCATACAATGCTAATGTTATtcttaacaaataatatataaaacaaaaaaaaaatacataatatcaaATACAGAAATTTAACagacatcagcaaaaaaaaaaaaaaaaaaaaggaagaagaaatcTCTCCATAGATGTGCATGCAGATTTCAACTAACCAAAGCATAATACTCGAGTCCATCCTCTTCAGACATGCCTTTCCTGATGTGCATAAACAAGGACTGCAGATGAGCGTTGATGAGATTAATGAAATCATCTAATCGGTCTGCCACATAGTGTGCTAGAAAGACAAGATAGATGCTTAATTCAAATAGGACACCTATATACAACTGATCTACAATTTCCAGGTCTGAGACATAGAAGTAATAAAtctaaagaaagaataaatagaTTTGCTTTTTAACTtcgttttattacattttgcattcagagcaaaataaaaactatgaacACATTATCCAACTGAATTTTGGCTAAATTGCAGTCAGTGGTTTTCTTCATACCTCCGTGGGTCTCACAGCAGTGTTTGTGTAGTGCTGCAGCCTGAGATGCACTGATGATGCCATTGCTCATCATGGTCTGCAAGAAGCGCTTGTGACTGTCTCCCATTGGTGGGGACATTCTGCTTAATGTCCTCTTGAGCTGCAAAAGACTGTattgaatgtacagcactctctcccaccttcaatttaaacaatatataatatcttAATTACACgttcaatttaaacaatatataatattaaaatagtaaatagtaaaggTTAACTATAGTTAAAACAATGCCTTGTTGAATCATAAATTAGCTGATACACATTTAGGGCGTTCATATATTGAATCTGGTGCATGTGTTAAAGAACCATTCACTAGGGTGACCATAAGTCCTCTTCTTTCTAGACATGTCTGGCAGGTATTTCTAAATTACCTTACTTCGTTTCCCTATCATTTTCATACTTGTTGAAGGATATGACTgaaaagcagtttgaccaatagcgTGCAGACATTGTAcctaatcgaccaatcgtggcgtGCGAGTAGGTGGGATCAACAGAGGACGGTCAAAGCAACGCAAATACGCGTAACTTACATATAATGTAGATATTACGTCAATATGAAAACAAAGGCAAAACCCAGACAATATTTTTTCCAGTGAACATGCAAACTTGCGGTTGAATTACCGGACGAATTTACAGATATACCGCAAACCACAAGCTAAGTTGCACAACATCCTCAATACGACATGCTAACTTACTTTAGCCTGCGTTTGTCAGAGTAATCAGAGACCGACATCCGTCTTTGACCGAAACAGGTGTGTATTAAatacatattgtgaaaaagtgctGCTTCTCACATACCCGTTTTCAATGTACCTCGCCGAGATGTCAATTCGTGCAACGTTCGCGCGTTCCCTCTAGAAACAGTACTTCCGGTCACGTGATCCATTCAGGCGTTTCTTGTAGAAAAAcgcttgtatatatttttaatatattaatatatagtatataagctattaatatatattagaatttaattaatacTTAGTAACAATATTAATAGTTGCGATGCTTAAtaggccttaaaaaaaaaaaaattattccttcCTAAAATATGAAATAGCCAACTTtatttagctggaagcaacagtttaaagttaaaaaatgtcttgGATGTTGgctatttatgtatgtatttgtttaatttgcattaatgtgtgtgatttacttgtggattattgtgatgtttttatcagctgtttggactcttctTCTCTCATTCGTCACCAGTACACGGTTGGCACTTGATAAAAGTGATTATATCAAAACCCATGTGTAAGGCATTTACAGCAAACACCAttacgtttttaaaatgttttgtgtttgctgGGATATTGCCTGGAGGCCATGCTGTATTGTGAAACTCGCCATCTGTTTTCAACCACAAGGCATCTCTAAGCAGAACCCGAGCGGAATGGAGGATGGAAGTAACATATTTCTCCTGTACAActcacatagagagagagagagggggggggggggggggggggggggtctgctgaatgaataataaacccacttataaaaattacaaacccCTAACCTTAAGTAATGGTgtaatgtgatataatttaaacaatgctcattcctccaaaacagagaaaaacatctttcacaaacatttaaaatgattagtgtatataatgagtggggttatcatagcacaattcccacccagaccacactaaTCTTCAAACCCTGGCTACAGCCGTGGTGCATTCCATTCCCCCAAtatgtttctccttttcacagtctggcagaaatgatgcgtggttccaaaatacatggtcacatgacagtaaaagtgtacagttgccaagatgcagggggtgggtcaacttacccaccggctcaacttaccccactctcccctacttccattaaagatgagacagaagcaggctcagagagtgagggagagcacAATTACATTAAACACTGGGAAtctcaaacacaacaacaaagtaAAGTACACTATGGCAGACTAGTTTTAAGTAACATAAAAAACTGAGAGCCACTTTGTTTAGGTACAGATTCAGTGGACACATGATGACTCAGTGGACAGGAAAACATGACTGCCACAGGAAAAGAGGCTGTGTCCACACTGAATCCAGACAAAATCGAGACAGAGCTGCACTTTCTCGCAGAATGCACAAAATACTCACAAATTCAGTAAAACTTTTATCATGCATTTATAGatatacacactgaaaaaaatgtttcatttatccaaacaaaaaaaattagggtaatgattcacatctatatttttaacTAACCCTAAGGGcaggttatttatttttcattggctcaagttaaaaaatatagatcattaccctaattttttttaagtggatgaatgaaaaaaaaaatccagtgtaatgcttttttaagctttaatgtatttcttattgtttattgtattactcttaatttctgtttttgttcttttctttatattaatTTGTACTACTCCTTTCTTGCACtaaatacaaatttacaaatatcAAATGTGTGTCATGCCAATTAACACCTAAActgtgaaactgtgtgtgtgtgtgtgtgtgtgtgtgtgtgtgtgtgtgtgtgcgaatgaACTCAATCAACCTACACATACATCCAACACACAAGAGAGACAaacagagcaggagagagagaaagcccCGACTGTGTTCTCACTGCACAGAGGGACTCATAGAGGACGAACTACACTTCCTCACACACTGCagcaaatataaacacattagaGACACTTATTTTACCCAAATAGCTCAAATTGTGCCTGAATTCCAGCAAGCGAGCCACATAGACAAACTCTGTTATATTTtggaagagaaagaaaagtgtATCCACCTAGCAGCGCAGTATGTATCCTCCTGCCATATTATGGGGGACAATGGCTAAACCCCCTTTTCTTTATTAATGCTCTCTGTAAATATTTaccatgtattttttatttttacaataaatatttttacaataaatttgtgtgtgtgtgtgtgtgttgtgtgtgtattatgtgataataaatgtacaatatggCCATGAataagtttctctctctctctctctctctctctcttgctgctTTGGCAACATTCTGCTGTTccacagtcatgccaataaagctcatttgaattgaattgaattgaattgaagagagagagagagagagagagagagagagagagagagaccatggcttattctgtttttaaaataaacctctCTCTGTCTTGTCTGCCATACTGAAAATGTGTTGaagaaatgtacaaataaataatataatattttgatatattttcttttttagattgGGATAGGCTATTAATTTTGACATGGAACTGACATAAGTACAGAGGAACTGAAACTGCGTAAAAAGTGTCTCTGAAATGCACTCTCATTTTGCGGTTCCTTTTGCGAGCCTTGTATAATGATCCCCTTTGCGTTTGACTGACTCATAAATAACACGTTATAACGAAGATTATTCTTGCTTGGTTATATTTGACTTGGAAACGGAGGGTTTTCCGTGGAATTCCGGTGTGGTGTTTGAGCAGGCTAGAGATCAGTGTGAGCGCGCGTCTGTGAGGAACAATACCGTCAGACCTGGGGCATAACAGTCAAACCTTAAGAAAACTACAATCATGACATTCCAGAAAAGACTCAGATCCCAGGGA includes:
- the nsmce1 gene encoding non-structural maintenance of chromosomes element 1 homolog isoform X3, producing MSPPMGDSHKRFLQTMMSNGIISASQAAALHKHCCETHGAHYVADRLDDFINLINAHLQSLFMHIRKGMSEEDGLEYYALVNVTETDITRMASDYADNELELFRKTMDLIVDSESGSASSTDILNCADSLQTKKLKKKETEHVLSKFVQDKWLNEKDGEYTLSVRCIVEMEQYMRTIYQDLIKVCHVCHNIALQCQMCENPICGIKVHLPCVARYFRARSDPRCPECSEFWPHEIPEIPQSQSQSSQNLPSSSKENTAPTPSRRSRRS
- the nsmce1 gene encoding non-structural maintenance of chromosomes element 1 homolog isoform X2; this encodes MSVSDYSDKRRLNLLQLKRTLSRMSPPMGDSHKRFLQTMMSNGIISASQAAALHKHCCETHGAHYVADRLDDFINLINAHLQSLFMHIRKGMSEEDGLEYYALVNVTETDITRMASDYADNELELFRKTMDLIVDSESGSASSTDILNCADSLQTKKLKKKETEHVLSKFVQDKWLNEKDGEYTLSVRCIVEMEQYMRTIYQDLIKVCHVCHNIALQCQMCENPICGIKVHLPCVARYFRARSDPRCPECSEFWPHEIPEIPQSQSQSSQNLPSSSKENTAPTPSRRSRRS
- the nsmce1 gene encoding non-structural maintenance of chromosomes element 1 homolog isoform X1, with the protein product MSVSDYSDKRRLKWERVLYIQYSLLQLKRTLSRMSPPMGDSHKRFLQTMMSNGIISASQAAALHKHCCETHGAHYVADRLDDFINLINAHLQSLFMHIRKGMSEEDGLEYYALVNVTETDITRMASDYADNELELFRKTMDLIVDSESGSASSTDILNCADSLQTKKLKKKETEHVLSKFVQDKWLNEKDGEYTLSVRCIVEMEQYMRTIYQDLIKVCHVCHNIALQCQMCENPICGIKVHLPCVARYFRARSDPRCPECSEFWPHEIPEIPQSQSQSSQNLPSSSKENTAPTPSRRSRRS